The following coding sequences lie in one Pempheris klunzingeri isolate RE-2024b chromosome 13, fPemKlu1.hap1, whole genome shotgun sequence genomic window:
- the fbxo34 gene encoding F-box only protein 34, producing MHLKSYPKLMRSELRLDAVGQTLSHQSSLFVRTCGSNHGNISSGRLPLSVISTNTLRRGSATNNGGGGVSLRMKAPPNATLQLLPPPPGRENNTLRLYQTATEDADALLDIWTVIKPGHVREKIAIFASDGGRTDADGGNRRTSTGGSQDRTVAVCANHAAVSGPPRAVKAKGSWEENSSAKRRRRSGSNPDLQQDQRTRAPDATEPPQKPLPRRSDPTQESGGRCGAEEEQEEEQEEEQKVSVVEMVAFLEQRASEQQPDSKPLLALQRSSASITLSRAPPPEAAGEEPESVKVSDMVARLESECLRRRAEGHLSRSNSLRRTVGRVLLATAADPPPAPRRPSAPSSMTSSTSSSPPGAHGRQIGCSETPALAVAPPPPSGEARQAGGAAGQTEALPPTQYPPLSAEAEPLPGLLFLSPPPAASEPRPPRHRMTFDPEPTPSQPCPPPARSDSGSQSEKRRRSRRADRGPEEEKEEGGGGVAAVGRRASVSQDFLEMRQRLQQLLEPQPYLAVLPHHLLLKIFLLLPTQSLAALKCCCHYFKFIIDTYGVRPADSLWVSDPRYRDDPCKQCKKRYGRGDVSLCRWHHKPYCQALPYGPGYWMCCHGAHRDTPGCNVGLHDNRWVPVFHSINVPIYRRNHDD from the coding sequence ATGCACCTGAAGTCGTATCCGAAGCTCATGCGCTCAGAGTTGCGTCTGGATGCGGTCGGTCAGACGTTGTCCCATCAGAGCAGCCTGTTTGTGAGGACCTGCGgcagtaaccatggcaacatcAGCAGCGGCCGCCTCCCCCTCAGCGTCATCTCCACCAACACGCTGCGCCGCGGCAGCGCAACTAACAACGGCGGCGGCGGCGTGTCGCTGCGGATGAAGGCGCCGCCCAACGCCACCCTGCAGCTCCTCCCCCCGCCACCTGGCCGCGAGAACAACACGCTCAGACTGTACCAGACCGCCACAGAGGACGCCGACGCCCTGCTGGACATCTGGACCGTCATCAAGCCCGGACACGTCCGTGAGAAGATCGCCATCTTCGCCTCAGATGGAGGCCGAACGGACGCCGACGGGGGCAACCGACGCACCTCAACCGGCGGCAGCCAGGACAGGACGGTGGCAGTGTGTGCGAACCACGCCGCCGTGTCGGGACCGCCGCGGGCCGTGAAGGCGAAGGGCAGctgggaggaaaacagcagcgCCAAGCGGCGCCGCAGGTCGGGGAGCAACCCCGACCTCCAGCAGGACCAGAGGACCCGGGCACCCGACGCCACGGAACCCCCCCAGAAACCGCTGCCTCGGCGCTCCGACCCGACTCAGGAGTCAGGTGGGCGGTGTGGAgcggaggaggagcaggaggaggagcaggaggaggagcagaaggtgTCGGTGGTGGAGATGGTGGCGTTCCTGGAGCAGAGAGCCAGCGAGCAGCAGCCGGACTCCAAACCGCTGCTCGCCCTCCAGAGGAGCTCCGCCTCCATCACGCTGTCCAGAGCGCCGCCGCCCGAGGCTGCGGGGGAGGAGCCGGAGAGCGTCAAGGTGTCAGACATGGTGGCCAGGCTGGAGTCGGAgtgtctgaggaggagggcggAGGGCCACCTGTCCAGGAGCAACAGCCTGAGGAGGACGGTGGGACGAGTCCTGCTCGCCACCGCCGCCGACCCTCCCCCCGCCCCCCGCCGGCCCTCTGCACCGTCGTCGATGACATCATCAACTTCATCGTCGCCGCCGGGGGCTCATGGGCGGCAAATCGGCTGCTCAGAAACGCCTGCCTTGGCCGTGGCCCCGCCCCCCCCCTCAGGTGAGGCTCGGCAGGCCGGGGGGGCCGCAGGTCAGACGGAGGCCCTGCCCCCCACACAGTACCCGCCCCTGTCTGCGGAGGCGGAGCCTTTGCCTGGcttattgtttttgtctccgCCTCCCGCTGCCTCAGAGCCCCGCCCCCCTCGCCACAgaatgacctttgacccggagcCCACCCCCTCTCAGCCCTGCCCTCCTCCCGCTCGCTCAGACtctggcagccaatcagagaagCGCAGGAGGAGTCGGCGGGCCGACAGAgggccagaggaggagaaggaggagggcgGCGGCGGCGTGGCGGCGGTGGGCCGGCGTGCGTCGGTGTCGCAGGACTTCCTGGAGATGCGTCagcggctgcagcagctgctggagccGCAGCCGTACCTCGCCGTGCTGCCGCACCACCTGCTGCTCAAGatcttcctgctgctgcccaCACAGAGCCTCGCCGCGCTCAAGTGCTGCTGCCACTACTTCAAGTTCATCATCGACACCTACGGCGTGCGGCCCGCCGACTCGCTCTGGGTGTCCGACCCCCGTTACCGCGACGACCCCTGCAAGCAGTGCAAGAAGCGATATGGCCGCGGCGACGTGTCGCTGTGTCGCTGGCACCACAAGCCGTACTGCCAGGCGCTGCCCTACGGCCCCGGGTACTGGATGTGTTGCCACGGCGCCCACAGGGACACGCCCGGCTGCAACGTTGGTCTCCATGACAACCGCTGGGTGCCGGTGTTCCACAGCATCAACGTGCCGATCTACAGGAGAAACCATGAcgactga
- the lgals3b gene encoding galectin-3b: MNLEEALDGWPSGGSNQSAGGVWPGGQPANPTWPGQTSNPTWPSGPSGGGGAWPGGNPSQPTHPTWPSPSPQPPPPGGWPNPSPGPTPGPGPGPGPSFPVSPQQNLVVPYKQNLPHGVYEKMLITIAGTIHPKAERITVNLATDRDIAFHFNPRFNEAGRQVVVRNSCVDGRWGKEERQVERFPFSRGQQFEMKIMVTNAGFKVAVNNSHLVDYQHRITPLRTINKLSIYYDLTLSRVTVETLP, from the exons ATGAAT ctggaggaggctctCGACGGTTGGCCCTCTGGGGGCAGCAACCAATCAGCAGGCGGAGTCTGGCCTGGTGGTCAACCTGCCAATCCTACCTGGCCAG gtcaGACCTCTAACCCCACCTGGCCCAGTGGTCCgtctggaggggggggggcgtggCCTGGAGGAAACCCCAGTCAGCCCACCCACCCCACCTggccctccccctccccacaACCCCCCCCACCTGGAGGATGGCCCAACCCATCACCAGGACCCacacctggacctggacctggacctggaccctCCTTCCCTGTTAGCCCCCAACAGAATCTG GTGGTTCCCTACAAACAGAATCTTCCTCATGGAGTTTATGAGAAAATGCTCATCACCATCGCTGGAACCATCCACCCTAAAGCTGAGAG GATCACGGTGAATCTGGCCACAGATCGGGACATAGCGTTCCACTTCAACCCCCGGTTCAACGAGGCCGGCAGGCAGGTGGTGGTGAGGAACAGCTGTGTGGACGGCAGGTGGGGGAAGGAGGAGCGGCAGGTGGAGCGCTTCCCCTTCAGCCGCGGTCAGCAGTTCGAG ATGAAGATCATGGTCACCAACGCCGGGTTCAAAGTGGCCGTCAACAACAGTCACCTGGTGGATTACCAACACCGGATCACCCCCCTGAGGACCATCAACAAGCTCAGCATCTACTACGACCTCACGCTCTCCAGGGTCACGGTGGAGACGCTGCCCTGA